From a single Saccharomyces kudriavzevii IFO 1802 strain IFO1802 genome assembly, chromosome: 15 genomic region:
- the PLB3 gene encoding lysophospholipase (similar to Saccharomyces cerevisiae PLB1 (YMR008C) and PLB3 (YOL011W); ancestral locus Anc_6.42) has protein sequence MIRPLCSRITIAYVFIIFQFLILPSNAWSPTDNYVPGAVSCPDDINLVREATSISQNESAWLEKRNKVTSVALKDFLTRATANFSDSSEILSKLFNVSDQSLPKIAVAISGGGYRSMLTGAGILAAMDDRTEGAKEHGLGGLLQSTTYLSGASGGNWLVGTLVLNNWTSVQEILDNMHNDGSIWDLSDSIVTPGGINIFKTAKRWDHISNSVESKQSVGYNTSLADIWGRALAYNFFPSLNRGGVGLTWSSIRDFPAFQNAEMPFPISVADGRYPGTKVINLNATVFEFNPFEMGSWDPSLNSFTNIKYLGTNVSNGIPLARGKCTAGFDNAGFIMGTSSTLFNQFLLRINSTHLPNFITRLARHFLKDLSQDFNDIAVYRPNPFKDTKFLDSDYTTSIVDSDSLFLVDGGEDDENVPVLPLIQKERDVDVIFAVDNSADMRLAWPDGSSLVHTYERQFVKQGQGMSFPYVPDTNTFVNLGLNKKPTFFGCDANNLTDLQYIPSLVVYLPNAGYSFDSNQSAFKLSYSESQRRSMIQNGFEIATRNNFTDDPEFMGCVACAIMRRKQQALNITLPPECENCFANYCWNGTLDTTPLPDIEKDVHHSFINVGSFNSSVKPQQDRLVEPAGHQLSSSSSSSQSPTATAIFEKKAAANSGSHLSGISAKFATIIILAMFTLTGAV, from the coding sequence ATGATACGTCCATTATGTTCGAGAATCACTATCGCTTATGTATtcataatttttcagtttttaATATTGCCCAGTAATGCATGGTCGCCCACAGATAATTATGTCCCAGGCGCAGTTTCGTGTCCCGACGATATAAATTTGGTGAGGGAGGCTACATCTATCTCTCAAAATGAAAGCGCATGGCtggaaaagagaaataaagTCACCAGTGTAGCcttgaaagattttctgACGAGGGCTACcgcaaatttttcagacaGCTCCGAAATTCTATCCAAACTATTCAATGTTAGTGATCAAAGCCTGCCCAAAATTGCTGTTGCTATTTCAGGTGGCGGCTACCGATCCATGTTAACGGGTGCAGGTATCTTAGCGGCAATGGACGACAGAACTGAAGGCGCTAAGGAGCATGGGTTAGGTGGTCTTTTGCAAAGCACAACGTACCTATCTGGGGCCTCCGGTGGTAACTGGCTGGTGGGAACTTTAGTTTTGAACAATTGGACCTCTGTGCAAGAAATTCTTGATAACATGCATAATGACGGTTCCATTTGGGATTTGTCTGATTCGATTGTTACTCCAGGTGGCATAAACATATTCAAGACTGCTAAGAGGTGGGATCATATCTCTAATTCTGTAGAATCCAAGCAAAGCGTTGGTTACAATACTTCCTTGGCCGATATTTGGGGTAGAGCCTTAGCCTATAATTTCTTCCCCTCTTTAAACAGGGGAGGCGTAGGCCTGACTTGGTCGTCCATAAGGGATTTCCCAGCGTTTCAAAACGCTGAAATGCCTTTCCCAATTTCTGTTGCCGACGGTAGGTATCCCGGTACAAAGGTTATCAATTTGAACGCAACggtttttgaatttaatCCTTTTGAAATGGGATCCTGGGACCCTTCATTGAACTCATTCACCAACATCAAGTATCTGGGAACTAATGTTTCGAATGGTATCCCATTGGCAAGAGGCAAATGCACGGCTGGTTTCGATAATGCTGGCTTCATTATGGGTACCTCTTCTACCCTCTTCAATCAGTTTCTTTTGAGAATAAATTCTACTCATTTACCTAATTTTATTACAAGATTAGCAAGGCATTTCCTCAAGGATTTGTCTCAAGACTTCAACGATATTGCTGTTTATAGACCAAATCCATTTAAGGATACAAAGTTTCTAGACAGTGATTATACTACAAGCATTGTCGATTCGGACAGCTTATTCTTAGTTGACGGTGGCGAAGACGATGAAAATGTACCTGTTTTACCCCTCATCCAGAAGGAACGAGATGTGGATGTTATTTTTGCTGTGGATAATTCAGCGGACATGAGATTGGCTTGGCCCGATGGTTCCTCTTTAGTCCATACTTATGAACGTCAATTTGTTAAACAAGGCCAAGGTATGTCTTTCCCATATGTCCCAGATACAAATACATTCGTTAACTTGGGTCTGAACAAGAAACCAACCTTCTTTGGTTGCGACGCTAACAACTTGACTGATCTACAATACATCCCATCTTTGGTTGTTTATCTGCCTAACGCAGGTTATTCTTTCGATAGTAACCAGAGTGCCTTCAAGTTGTCTTACTCCGAAtcccaaagaagaagcatGATTCAAAACGGATTCGAAATTGCCACTAGAAATAACTTTACCGATGATCCTGAATTCATGGGTTGCGTCGCTTGTGCCATTATGAGACGTAAACAACAAGCGCTGAATATCACTCTGCCTCCAGAATGTGAAAACTGTTTCGCAAACTACTGCTGGAATGGTACTCTGGACACTACCCCATTACcagatattgaaaaagatgtCCATCATTCCTTCATTAATGTTGGCAGTTTCAATAGCTCTGTGAAACCGCAACAAGATCGTCTCGTTGAACCTGCAGGTCATCaattatcatcttcatcttcgtcttcacAAAGTCCAACAGCCACTGCaatctttgagaaaaagGCAGCCGCCAATTCTGGATCACATTTATCTGGCATAAGTGCAAAGTTTGCTACAATAATCATACTCGCTATGTTCACACTTACCGGAGCGGTGTGA
- the RCL1 gene encoding rRNA-processing endoribonuclease (similar to Saccharomyces cerevisiae RCL1 (YOL010W); ancestral locus Anc_6.39) has protein sequence MSSPVSKYITFQGCQNFRLRIVLAILSGKQIKIEKIRSGDLNPGLKDYEVSFLRLIESVTNGSVIEISYTGTTVIYRPGIIVGGASTHICPNSKPVGYFVEPMLYLAPFSKKKFSILFKGITASHSDAGIEAIKWGLMPIMEKFGVRECALHTLKRGSPPLGGGEVHLVVDSLIAQPVTMHEVDRPIVSSITGVAYSTRVSPSLVNRMIDGAKKVLKDLKCEVNITADVWRGENSGKSPGWGITLVAESKQKGWSYLAEDIGDAGSIPEELGEKVAYRLLEEISKSAAVGRNQLPLAIVYMVIGKEDIGRLRVNKEQIDERFIILLRDIKKIFSTEVFLKPVDEMDNDDMIATIKGIGFINTSKKIA, from the coding sequence ATGTCTTCTCCTGTTTCCAAGTACATCACTTTCCAAGGATGTCAAAATTTTAGGTTGCGGATTGTCCTAGCCATATTATCtggaaaacaaataaaaattgaaaaaatccgTTCAGGTGACTTAAATCCAGGTCTGAAAGATTATGAAGTTTCTTTCCTAAGGCTGATCGAGTCGGTAACTAATGGAAGTGTCATCGAAATTTCATATACTGGTACCACTGTCATCTACAGGCCTGGTATTATAGTTGGCGGTGCCTCTACTCACATTTGTCCTAATTCCAAACCAGTAGGTTACTTTGTCGAACCAATGTTATATTTAGctccattttcaaagaagaaattctcGATCTTATTCAAAGGCATAACCGCATCTCATAGCGATGCAGGTATTGAAGCTATTAAATGGGGACTTATGCCTATTATGGAAAAGTTCGGCGTTAGGGAATGTGCTCTACATACTCTGAAAAGAGGTTCTCCACCACTTGGAGGCGGTGAAGTACATTTAGTTGTCGACTCTTTGATTGCACAACCAGTTACTATGCATGAAGTAGATAGGCCCATAGTTTCCTCTATCACCGGAGTAGCATACTCTACCAGGGTAAGTCCGTCGCTCGTAAACAGAATGATTGATGGTGCTAAGAAGGTGTTGAAAGACCTTAAATGTGAGGTTAACATAACAGCAGATGTTTGGAGAGGTGAAAATTCAGGTAAGAGCCCTGGTTGGGGTATCACATTGGTGGCTGAATCCAAACAAAAAGGTTGGAGTTATCTTGCAGAAGATATCGGTGATGCAGGTTCCATACCTGAGGAACTTGGTGAAAAAGTTGCTTACCGTCTATTAGAAGAAATATCGAAAAGCGCAGCAGTTGGTAGAAATCAACTTCCATTAGCGATTGTATACATGGTTATCGGGAAGGAAGATATTGGGAGACTAAGAGTCAATAAGGAACAAATAGACGAAAGATTCATAATCCTCCTAAGAGATATAAAGAAGATCTTTAGCACAGAAGTCTTCTTGAAGCCAGTTGACGAAATGGATAATGACGACATGATAGCTACTATCAAGGGTATCGGTTTTATAAATACGAGTAAAAAGATCGCATAG
- the MDM12 gene encoding ERMES complex subunit MDM12 (similar to Saccharomyces cerevisiae MDM12 (YOL009C); ancestral locus Anc_6.37), giving the protein MSFDINWSTLESDNRLNDLIKKHLNSYLQNTQLPSYVSNLRVLDFDLGKAGPAITLKEITDPLNEFYDSIREELEDEEAKESDENEDRPERIITERGVADQNTLNEDSEPLVVMPSPNDMQFLLEVEYKGDLLVTIGADLVLNYPVEKFMTLPVKLSISDIGLHSLCIAAYLSKQLFFSFLCDVSDPALDDNQVVLDPKGPILAATKPLERISIVRSMKIETEIGEQYQGQGSVLRSVGELEQFLFTIFKDFLRKELAWPSWINLDFNDDSE; this is encoded by the coding sequence ATGTCTTTTGATATCAATTGGAGTACCTTAGAATCTGATAATAGACTTAATGATCTTATTAAAAAGCATTTGAATTCATATTTACAGAACACGCAACTACCAAGCTACGTAAGCAATCTAAGAGTACTAGATTTTGATTTGGGAAAGGCTGGTCCTGCAATAACTTTAAAAGAAATAACGGATCCTCTGAATGAGTTTTATGATTCAATTAGAGAAGAGCTTGAGGATGAAGAGGCAAAAGAAAGTGATGAAAACGAGGACAGACCCGAACGGATTATTACTGAGCGTGGCGTAGCTGATCAAAATACGCTTAATGAGGATTCTGAGCCACTCGTGGTCATGCCATCTCCAAATGATATGCAATTTCTGCTAGAAGTTGAGTATAAAGGTGATCTACTTGTTACAATAGGAGCCGATCTTGTACTTAACTATCCTGTTGAAAAGTTCATGACTTTACCTGTAAAACTTTCCATTAGCGATATCGGGCTCCACTCTCTTTGTATTGCAGCATATTTATCGAAGCAactatttttcagttttttgTGTGATGTTAGTGATCCTGCATTGGATGACAACCAAGTTGTTTTAGATCCTAAGGGACCGATCCTGGCAGCTACTAAGCCGCTAGAACGAATATCTATTGTGAGAAGTATGAAGATCGAAACGGAAATAGGTGAACAGTATCAGGGACAGGGTTCAGTACTGAGAAGTGTTGGAGAATTGGAACAGTTTTTGTTTACGatattcaaagattttctaAGAAAAGAACTGGCATGGCCAAGTTGGATTAATCTAGATTTTAACGATGATAGCGAATag
- the COQ10 gene encoding ubiquinone-binding protein COQ10 (similar to Saccharomyces cerevisiae COQ10 (YOL008W); ancestral locus Anc_6.36) — MVLREGCLQTSTLFRKAVFKPIVRSPFKRHFFGLGATNHVIREQRYVLRKTINTHPSTIYAAVSEVSEYKEFIPYCVDSFVDKRNPVDKKPVIAGLRVGFKQYDEEFICNVTCKEKVNGDDIYTVVAETVSHNLFHLLYSKWTIMPHPTRPNAAMVELLLRFKFKSRIYNSVSLLFAKTVTELVMNAFAKRAYHLVRLAMLKPTSKESSS; from the coding sequence ATGGTTTTAAGAGAAGGATGCTTACAGACGTCGACACTCTTCAGGAAGGCAGTTTTCAAGCCAATTGTAAGATCTCCGTTTAAgagacatttttttggtttgggCGCCACTAACCATGTTATTAGGGAACAGCGATATGTCTTGCGCAAGACTATAAACACTCACCCCAGCACGATTTATGCAGCAGTGTCAGAGGTTTCTGAATACAAGGAGTTTATCCCTTATTGTGTTGATTCCTTTGTAGATAAGCGAAATCCTGTGGATAAGAAGCCTGTGATTGCTGGGCTTCGAGTTGGTTTCAAACAATACGATGAGGAGTTTATATGCAACGTTACCTGTAAAGAGAAGGTAAATGGAGATGACATATACACAGTTGTTGCGGAAACCGTATCTCATAATTTATTCCATCTTTTGTATTCAAAATGGACTATAATGCCTCATCCTACCAGACCGAATGCGGCCATGGTAGAACTTTTATTACGATTTAAGTTCAAATCTCGGATATATAACAGCGTTTCTCTGCTATTTGCAAAAACCGTAACCGAATTAGTGATGAACGCCTTTGCCAAAAGGGCATATCATTTAGTAAGGCTGGCAATGCTAAAACCAACTTCCAAGGAAAGCTCCTCATGA
- the CSI2 gene encoding Csi2p (similar to Saccharomyces cerevisiae CSI2 (YOL007C); ancestral locus Anc_6.33), with the protein MKLPKISICKVLLLLNFFALQDVQLVSAANLPSLSTSTKAKDSSSKASSTAKTTTSSGKTSVSSKDVTSSRNITSTSKMPKITASASTSLYSNSSIGTNHSDFSSSSITPSSVYIPVTDGNKFIYQARHPNGTVFIAFASCLGAILLSLTSVWIALSIKSWRSAQRENKLRNLENQYQYDPFYFQSKSNDNESETSSHSDDSDISEKVLKKKTSRMSLYTLGSTSVLNLLNNKTEPNENFRSSMFISPTEILQSDGNNSNTWSQQSNGSAVYESLSSTPRELGAIQIIGKFSENTNPFNYTSCNLGPDSRDDSTPKSNTSQGKVKKYRPPSVHLDQLLDGDE; encoded by the coding sequence ATGAAACTgccaaaaatttccatttgCAAAGTGCTACTACTGCTCAATTTCTTCGCGCTACAAGACGTACAACTTGTTTCCGCTGCTAATTTGCCCTCTTTATCAACTAGCACTAAGGCAAAGGACAGTTCTAGCAAGGCTAGTTCCACAGCCAAGACAACGACGTCGTCGGGGAAAACTTCTGTAAGCAGCAAGGATGTTACGTCAAGCCGTAATATTACCTCGACCAGTAAAATGCCCAAAATCACTGCAAGTGCGAGTACAAGTCTATATTCCAACTCTAGCATAGGGACTAACCACAgtgatttttcatcttcatcaataacaCCGTCCAGTGTTTATATCCCAGTAACAGATGGGAACAAATTCATATACCAGGCTCGCCACCCCAACGGTACTGTTTTTATTGCCTTCGCAAGTTGTCTAGGTGCTATTCTACTGTCTTTAACAAGTGTTTGGATTGCGCTGAGTATAAAGTCATGGCGAAGTGCTCAAAGGGAAAACAAGTTAAGAAACTTAGAAAATCAATACCAATATGATCCCTTTTATTTCCAGTCAAAGTctaatgataatgaaagcGAAACTTCCTCTCATTCTGACGACAGTGATATATCCGAAAAAgtgttgaaaaagaaaacatctCGTATGAGTTTGTACACCCTAGGGTCAACTTCTGTACtaaatcttttgaacaatAAAACCGAACCCAATGAAAACTTTAGATCATCCATGTTTATTTCTCCAACTGAAATTCTACAGAGTGATGGCAATAACTCCAACACATGGTCTCAGCAAAGCAACGGTAGCGCGGTATATGAGTCTTTATCTAGCACTCCAAGGGAACTTGGTGCTATCCAAATAATTGGAAAGTTTTCAGAGAACACTAATCCATTTAATTATACATCGTGCAATTTAGGCCCTGACTCCAGAGATGACTCTACTCCGAAGTCCAACACTAGTCAAGgaaaggtaaaaaaataccgtCCCCCAAGTGTTCATCTGGATCAATTACTTGACGGTGATGAATAA
- the TOP1 gene encoding DNA topoisomerase 1 (similar to Saccharomyces cerevisiae TOP1 (YOL006C); ancestral locus Anc_6.32): MTIPDASNNNHELSSDGDDDVPLSQTLRKRKIESTNSASSQSDADPYDSDEAISKISMKKTKKKIKTEPLPSLPSPLPQKRKTATPKPKKIKKEDGDVKVKTTKRGGGEKKKKKKKKQEKEEEEEEEEDQTAKDEEEEYKWWEKENEDDTIKWVTLKHNGVIFPPPYQPLPSHIKLYYDGKPVDLPPQAEEVAGFFAALLESDHAKNPVFQKNFFNDFLQVLKESGGSLNDIEIKEFSSCDFSKMFDYFQLQKDQKKQLTSQEKKQIRLEREKFEEDYKFCELDGRKEQVGNFKVEPPDLFRGRGAHPKTGKLKRRVNPEDIVLNLSKDAAVPPAPEGHKWGEIRHDNTVQWLAMWRENIFNSFKYVRLAANSSLKGQSDYKKFEKARQLKSYINAIRRDYTRNLKSKVMLERQKAVAIYLIDVFALRAGGEKSDDEADTVGCCSLRYEHVTLKPPNTVIFDFLGKDSIRFYQEVEVDKQVFKNLTIFKRPPKQPGHQLFDRLDPSILNKYLQNYMPGLTAKVFRTYNASKTMQDQLDLIPNSGSVAEKLLKYNAANRTVAILCNHQRTVTKGHAQTVEKANNRIQELEWQKIRCKRAILQLDKDLLKKEPKYFGEIGDLTKEDEATIHKRIIDREIEKYQRKFVRENDKRKFEKEELLPESQLKEWLEKVDEKKEEFEKELESGEVELKSAWNSVEKIKAQVEKLEQRIQTSSIQLKDKEENSQVSLGTSKINYIDPRLSVVFCKKYDVPIEKIFTKTLREKFKWAIESVDENWRF; the protein is encoded by the coding sequence ATGACTATCCCCGATGCCTCCAACAACAATCATGAATTGTCTTCAGATGGCGATGACGATGTCCCCCTATCTCAAACtttgaggaaaagaaagatagaATCCACAAACTCTGCTTCCTCCCAGAGCGATGCGGATCCTTATGACAGTGATGAGGCAATCTCTAAAATTTCCATGAAgaagaccaaaaaaaagataaaaactGAACCGTTGCCATCGTTGCCATCACCACTGCctcaaaaaaggaaaactgCTACACCAAAACCCAAAAAGATTAAGAAGGAAGATGGCGATGTCAAGGTAAAGACGACTAaaagaggaggaggagaaaaaaagaaaaagaaaaagaagaagcaggaaaaagaggaagaggaagaggaagaggaagaccAGACAGCAAAGgatgaggaggaagaaTATAAATGGtgggaaaaggaaaacgagGACGACACCATAAAATGGGTCACGCTGAAACATAACGGTGTCATATTTCCTCCACCATATCAACCCTTACCATCTCACATCAAATTATACTATGATGGGAAACCAGTAGACTTGCCTCCACAAGCTGAAGAGGTAGCCGGATTCTTTGCTGCCTTATTGGAAAGTGATCACGCCAAGAATCCcgttttccaaaagaacTTCTTCAACGATTTCTTAcaagttttgaaagaaagtGGTGGCTCTCTCaatgatattgaaattaaagaGTTTTCTAGTTGTGATTTCAGCAAGATGTTCGACTATTTCCAATTACAAAAGGATCAGAAAAAGCAACTGACCtctcaagaaaagaaacagatCCGTTTGGAAAGGGAGAAGTTCGAGGAAGATTATAAATTTTGTGAGTTGGATGGTAGAAAGGAACAGGTAGGGAATTTCAAAGTAGAACCTCCTGATTTGTTCAGGGGCCGTGGGGCTCACCCAAAAACCggtaaattgaaaagaagagtaaATCCAGAAGATATCGTTTTGAACCTGAGTAAAGATGCAGCTGTTCCGCCCGCTCCAGAGGGGCACAAATGGGGCGAAATCAGACACGACAACACTGTTCAATGGCTAGCCATGTGGAGagaaaacattttcaactCATTCAAATATGTCAGGTTGGCAGCAAACTCATCATTAAAGGGTCAAAGTGACtataagaaatttgaaaaggcaAGACAATTAAAATCTTATATCAATGCTATTAGAAGAGACTACAcgagaaatttgaaaagcaaaGTTATGCTAGAGCGCCAAAAAGCCGTTGCTATTTATTTGATCGACGTCTTTGCCCTAAGAGCTGGTGGTGAAAAATCCGACGATGAGGCAGATACGGTGGGTTGTTGTTCATTAAGATATGAACACGTCACATTGAAACCTCCAAATACtgtcatttttgatttcctGGGTAAGGATTCCATTAGATTTTATCAGGAAGTGGAAGTGGATAAgcaagttttcaaaaatctgACAATCTTCAAAAGACCGCCGAAGCAACCGGGTCACCAATTGTTTGATCGTTTGGACCCATCTATACTGAACAAGTATCTTCAAAACTATATGCCAGGATTGACTGCCAAAGTTTTCCGTACGTATAATGCTTCCAAAACCATGCAAGATCAATTAGACTTAATTCCGAACAGTGGTTCAGTCGCAGAGAAGTTACTGAAATACAATGCAGCCAATAGAACCGTGGCTATCTTATGTAACCATCAAAGGACAGTGACGAAGGGACACGCACAAACAGTGGAAAAAGCCAATAACAGGATACAAGAGTTGGAATGGCAAAAGATTCGTTGCAAGCGAGCCATTTTACAATTGGACAAGGATCTCTTAAAGAAGGAACCAAAATATTTCGGAGAAATCGGTGATTTAAcgaaagaagatgaagccACCATCCATAAAAGAATTATTGAcagagaaattgaaaaatatcagcGTAAATTTGTTAGAGAAAATGAtaagagaaaatttgaaaaggaagaattGTTGCCTGAAAGCCAGTTGAAGGAATGGCTAGAAAAAGTCgacgaaaagaaagaggaattCGAAAAGGAGTTGGAATCTGGTGAGGTTGAACTCAAGTCGGCTTGGAATTcagtggaaaaaataaaggcaCAAGTAGAGAAATTGGAACAACGTATTCAAACAAGTTCCATTCAATTGAAGGATAAAGAGGAGAACTCTCAGGTTTCTTTGGGTACCTCCAAAATTAACTATATTGACCCTAGGCTCTCTGTAGtattttgcaaaaaataCGATGTTCCCatcgaaaaaatttttacGAAGACTCTAAGGGAGAAGTTCAAATGGGCCATAGAATCGGTAGATGAAAATTGGAGGTTTTAA
- the RPB11 gene encoding DNA-directed RNA polymerase II core subunit RPB11 (similar to Saccharomyces cerevisiae RPB11 (YOL005C); ancestral locus Anc_6.30): MNAPDRFELFLLGEGESKLKIEPDTKAPNAVVITFEKEDHTLGNLIRAELLNDRKVLFAAYKVEHPFFARFKLRIQTTEGYDPKDALKNACNSIINKLGALKTNFETEWNLQTLAADDAFNM, from the coding sequence ATGAATGCTCCAGACAGATTTGAGTTATTCCTTCTGGGCGAAGGGGAGTCGAAGCTGAAGATCGAACCCGACACCAAGGCCCCCAACGCAGTAGTGATAACGTTTGAGAAGGAAGACCATACGCTGGGCAACCTGATCCGCGCAGAGCTTCTGAACGACAGAAAGGTACTTTTTGCCGCCTACAAGGTCGAGCATCCTTTCTTCGCCCGGTTCAAGCTGAGAATACAAACCACCGAGGGTTACGATCCAAAGGATGCCTTGAAAAATGCGTGCAACAGTATCATTAACAAACTTGGCGCTCTGAAAACAAACTTCGAGACAGAGTGGAACCTACAGACTTTGGCCGCCGACGATGCATTCAATATGTAA